The following is a genomic window from Cryptococcus decagattii chromosome 2, complete sequence.
CACAAGGAGGGAGTACCCTGTTAGCAGTTGGAAGCGACCAGGTCAAAAGTGAAGACCTTCCGTCAGCTTATATTCTTTGCGACTAGCGCGAAAGATCAAGTGATACGTACTTTACCCTATAGAAATAAGTGTCAGCGCATCAACGAACATGATCTGGGTAATCCTACGCACCATTTTGACTCGTTAATGCAGACTTGATGGATAGAGAGAAGACTTAAAATTCGGGCGCTCGACATGTCCTTTGCAAAACTGGCCCTGGGACGGTTTCGTGCAAGGCCGAATTAATCCCGTTCGGAGTTTGGAGAGACCTAAATGTGGCGCTAAGGTTGATCCCGCGTTTTTCATTTGGTTCCGCATTAACATTGATTTCAGACACGGCTACTGGAAAATGGAAAACCGCGAGATGGGATCTAGGTTTGACAAACTCTCGCTCGCTGGTCTTGTTTCCTCTCTTATAACCTTCCCAACTTACCATAACGCTGGAGAAGCTAGCCAGAAAGTCTTGGGATATCCATGCCCAACTTTCTCTCTTGCTTCCCCTCTCGACAATCAGCCGCAGCCACATACAACCCTCTATTATCCACGTCAAATGGCACTTCGAACGATGCCGACAACCAGAAGACGCTAGCATCATGTGTTTTCTGTGACGTTTCCAGAGAGAAAGGTTTCAATATTGTCTATGAGGTACATAATCTTATTTTCTGTCTCCGCACAGATGTATGCACTATGCGTGAATGTATGGCTGAgcttttgtctttttcctGTCCTATTATCACCGTGCAGGATCAAGATTTGATCGCTTTCCACGATCGCGAGCCCCGCGCCGTCACGCACCTCCTCATTATCCCTCGATCCCATGTAGCATCTTCCGTACGACAGCTTACGCGTGAACATTTACCGCTGCGTAGGTTGTAACCCCAAACACAAACAGTTCATCTAAAACTCATCACAAACATCTCAGTCGATTCAATGACCGCTTTAGCCCACACACTGGTGCCCTCGAAACCGACACCGAAGTTGGGTTTTCATATAcctcctttctcctctgtACCGCATATCCATTTACACGCCTTCTCTGGGCCACATACATTTATTGGCAAATTCAAATATCCCGTCACCACTTATGCAGCAGGCAAAGGTTTCGGATGGTTTGTTACCGCTGAACAAGCAAAGAGTACGCTGGAAAGAGGGGGGACAGTAGGTCTGGGAAGGTGTTAGATGATGGTTATTTTGCTATTTTGTTGTATCAGATTATAGATGGTGATGAACCAGCAAGTCCATGATGTTCAATGCAAAATGATGCAAGCGTCTtatttcctcttcttatccttccctttctcctctgcAGGTTGCTCCTCACCGACAAACACCCATCCCTCACCCCAGCCGCCCCTGGCGCCACCCAGTCCCCAACCTCCCACACCCCCCACCCCTCGCCAGATATGCTCTACTACACTTCGTAACCAAGCTAGGGAAGAACAGGGATGCCGTAACGGGTAGTACTCTGTGATGGTAAAGTAGACGGCACCGAAAGCTAAACCGGCGAGGTAGCCAGCGACAATCTGCGCAGGGGAATGATAATGCAAATGGAACCTGATGATGGTCAGAATAAATTCATTTTTTACAGTTGCCGAGATACCTACCTAGAATAGGATACCCCTACCGACCACAACAACAGCCCAAACACGTATACCCTGGTCCTCCACGTCCTCACCATCTCAGCTCTGACGCTCTTAATTTGTTCACTCCTGCCTTCAAGAGTCAAAGCATACCCAATACCCCATGCGACCAAGAACCCCGCAGCTTGAGAATGACTGCTCGGCATACCATATCCTGCTCCCACTTCGCCATGCCCGATATATGGTCGTTCGCTCTTGAAAAGCCTTTTTAGCACCCAGGATAATACTTCATTTGCGACTTGGCCCGAGGCAAGGAGTGCGATGGATATTTGGCGTGTAAAAATGAGGAGAGTGAAGTATGATACGAAGAGAAAGAttggggagagggagagaagcGTTAAAGGGATGGAAAGCGGGTGTGAGGGATCATAAAGGATGTGAgtgagagagaaggattTGAGGGGAGGAAGCGGGGATTCAGGCAGCTGCAGGGACATACTGCCTTTTATGTACTATGTCCTGATTGCTCTTTTTGATGGAGTTCGTCAATGAGACTATTTCAAGTATTGACATCTGCTCTGTTCTCGATACAAGTGGCGCTGAGCGACGGATCGCAGACAGTAGTAGTCTCCCGTCGGCTTGCCGCGTAAATCATGTAATAATATCTAAGCTCGAGTAATAACATGTTATCTTTGCATGTTTTATACCGGCATATAATGATTCATCTAGGCAATGTATGCTATACGTTCATACAGGAATACAGGAGTGACAAGGCGAATATGAGGGCTTGAGCTGCGTATAGGTAATAACCATCATGGCCTTCAAACAAGTTGCTATATAAGAATATTGATTTTTTGGTTGTGGATAACTTTGTTCACCTATGGCGTGCGGCCAGCCTACGGAGGCAACCATGGGGCAGAGGTGAGTGATATTCCATGATGTTGCGTGATCGCGCGTATATATAAAAGCAGACATTCAGTGAAAGACGCCGTAATAATAGTAGTGCATGTAGAGTACTTGCAGTGTATAACTTGAAGAACGTTCGTTATATGTGCTGCAGTCGCGTGGTTTGCTTGTCCGCGATACGCGGCATTTCCGGACAGTGTTCCCTGCCCTGACTCCGACGCGACTGGACTGAGTTAAAAGTATAATTGTAATTTGCCCGCTGAGCTTGAAGTATGCGGTTAATGTAATAAGTATATTATCGTATAACCCATCCGGGCGGATGTTCTTCGTCCCGCTCTGTGCAAAAGTTAATGCAGGAGGCATATATGGTTTGTGATAAGTTGAGACTCGCAAATGCTCAAAATGGTATTTCTTGTCGCTTTTTTGCCAGTCACTCCGTGCTACTTTATCAAATTAAAGTGATGGGATGTAGCcttgggaggagagagatcTGTTCGCCTGAATTACAGTATTTCATTAAGAGTAAATTGCCTTCTCAGCCACCAAATTTGTTCCTCGTCATCTTTGTTCCACAACATTAATATCTCGCTTACTTTTTCTGCTGGAAGTGGGTTACATACCGCTTTAAACAATTGAACCACGTTTGCGTCATAGAGGAGCACCACATACCATAGGTACCAATCAACAAACCCGCTCTTAACCAAATGAGAGATGATAATGAGAAGACTAGCGTGGACGGTGTGCCGAGCTTTGGTTGTTTGTTGAGCAGCATTTAACAGAGTTCAGAGGAAGTATTGGATGCTGAAGTCTTATATGCATCGATATTATACCATCATCATACTGCGTAATATACCGCTATATGCTGTGGGCTGTAACACTCACATCGTGGTGGGTAGATCGGGAAATACAGAAAATGACACAGCCATCCGCAGATAAATTACGCAGACCAATAGGGCTCACAATAAGTCCTCCTGAATCTCTAGTAGGGTTATAGTAGAGCTTTTCTGTTCTCGCTGGTCTGACGCGAAACTAGGAGGGTGAGGAGAGGCGAAACAGCAGTTATCAGGTCAAGAATGATTGAACAAGTGAATTGGAGAAGAGCAGAAACATCACATAAACGGACGACCATATATGCATCCCGAGCTTTTATTGCAGTAAATGATCGCGGTGGCGTCTCGGGCCTGGCCAGGAATAGATCTTCGAGAACGAAAGCCGAAGAGTGGGGCTTCAttgaggaaagaaaaaattCGGGGAAACGATAACGTTTCGTAACTGAATAGCAGGGAGATAAAATTCCGTTCCTCTTCCGTTCTTTTTCGTTCAtttcttccccacctcCTTGCAGTATTCATTATCCATCCATCACCCATCACGCACGCCCCTTTTTTACCCATCCATTGCATTCTTGCAATCTTCCGCCATCACCAGGCGCACGTTTGACGCGCATCAGCTACCATTAACCTCAGAATAATCCGTGATCTTGGCTCTCCGGCATTATTTATTGCTCTCTCTGATCCATTGTCACGCGCCTGCGACACACGATCGCAAAGCGCCAAGTCATCACCACTGGTTGTCAACCAGCTTGGACGGCAGCCGGTAAGGGAAAATTAGGCAGAGGGACCACAGTCGAGCATAGGAGTGCCGGATAATCGTTCAGCAGCCTCGGTGTTATCCCTGGCCCCAAGGGAGTACACGAGCGATCCTGTACAGCTGATCACTTTATTTTCACGAGCGATTCGACACTCAACATCCTTTCGCTTCCGCACAGTTCGATACCTGTTGTGACACGCTCCAGTCGTTGTCAGTTTATTGGCGCCGGATTTCAGCGTATCTTTGTGTAACCCACTATAGGCTATACTGGCGGTTGGCAATCTCCCAGTTGCTATTTGAGAAACCTTGTTGGGGCATTAAACTCATACCCAATCTTCAAATTCTGTACCTgcatctcctctcccaaTCTTCAGCCAGCACACGCCTTCCCATCCGATTATTGAACAACTCTCGATCTCGATCTCGAGTTCTCTTGGCAGGAGCATAGCATCCACTGTGAAGTCCGGAGCTCGATAGTATTACAGAAGCGCAGAAGGCGCAACATATCCCGTGAGTCTTTACTAGCGTTTCATAGGCAGCTTTTACACCATTAAGTCTAACTCGTTCATGTCTCTCATAGATTCGCATAATGTCCCATGCAAATAACGTCTCTTCATCGCCTCCGCCAACGGCATCATCTGGTGCCCGGCCGCGTACGAATCGCTCTCGCCgacctcctcttcctccagaCACTGCAGCGTCCGGTATCAACGATTTACCACGTCGGGAATTCTTTTCAGAAGGTagcgatgatgaagactatgatgatgaagaggatgaagaagaggaagacgtTTTTGCATTTAACCGACCAGTGACCGCTGCCCAACCCATTGGAGCGAGTTCGTCAGGTCATGGGACCGCGCCACCGTCTGGTAGGCCAACGACAGCTGGTATTAGCTGGGCACAGGAGGcggctgaagaagaagagccaGCACACGTCGGTAGCAGCACAGGTCCTGGTACCCTGCCTTATGATGGTCCAACACCTTTACGAGACCAGCCACAGTCTGTCGACAGCAATAACAAAGATACTGTGCCTACACCAACTGGTGTCATCGACGTCGGTGGGCATTTACCAGATACTACATACGATGTCAACAATCCCCCGCCGTTCAGTGGCAAAAATAACCCCAATAACTCCAGTTTTGCGTTTAACATAACCGGACGGTCATATCGTCCTAGATCCGGGCAGTCTTTGCTTGATCGAATACATAAGCGGAGAAAACCGGAGACTGGAGAGACAAGTGTGACCACTATGACCGCTCTGACGGGTGCGCACACCGACGACTCTGCAGTATCAGACTCCGTGTCGACAAGTGACATAGAACACTACTCGCAGTCGCCCCGTCGACGAATTAGTCAAGGCAAGCGACCAGTCAGTTCTGCTCCTCCTATTTCAGAAGACGAAGTGCCAAGTGACGATGATACCCTTGACAAGCGAAGGGGAGTAAGCCGAGGAAGTATTGGGATGACAGAGTTAACAGGAGATATGACAGTTCCGGATGGAATGACTACCTGGGGAGACGGAATGGGCGGTTTGGCCAAAGGCGTAAGTGAAGGGGAGATGCAGAGCGCTATGGATGTGGATttcgatgaggaagatagTCCGTATCCAGAAGTCCGAGCTTCGGTATCTAATATTGACGATCCGGAAATGCCTGGTAAGTGCACAGCTGTGGTTGTGGGATTAGCACTGATAAATCTTAGCTATGACCATCCGAGCTTGGGTCCTCGGTATATTCCTGACTATTCTCGCTTCTGGTTGTAACACTTATTTCCACTTTCGTACGCCCGCTCCTTAtatctctcctctcatTGTACAGTAAGTGCTTCATCCTGCCAGGTGCACCAGGTCTAACCCTTGATTGTAGAGTTGTAGCCTACCCTTTGGGTAAGTTTGCCGCATGGAGCCTCCCTATCGACACGTATAGGTTCCCGCGATGGCTTGGTGGGTATGCATTCAGTCTCAACCCCGGGCCGTTCAACATCAAAGAACACACCGTCATCGTTATGATGGCCAACGTCGCTATCGGCCCGGCTTATGCCCTTTACGCCACTGTATCAAGCGAGCTCTACTACAATCATCCGATGGGCTTTGGTTTTTCCATCATGTTCCTATTCGCCACACAGATGACAGGGTTCACTCTAGCTGGTATTTGTCGACGATTTGTTGTTTGGCCAGCTTCAATGATTTGGCCCGGTAATCTAGTGGTTGCTACCAACTTGAATACCTTCCATGCAGAGGAGGATGGTTTTACGGGTGGTATGAGCAGGTTCAAATTCCTCATGGTTTGTATAGCAGGATCATTCGCCTATTACTTTTTCCCAGGTAAGTGTTTTTGGGTCGATCGAATGGGAACTCACGCTGCTTGCATCATCCAGGCTTTATTTTCACGGCTTTGTCGTATTTCTCATGGGTCTGTTGGATTGCACCAAGGAATAATATCGTCAATCAATTGTTTGGCGTGTCGACTGGCCTCGGTATGGGATTATTGACATTCGATTGGACCCAGATCACTTGGATTGGCAACCCTCTCTCTACTCCTTGGTGGGCTGCAGTGAATATCGGAATTGGTTTCGTGCTCTTCTACTGGATCCTTACGCCGATTCTCTATTACACCAACGTAGGCATGGAACTCGCTGAATCATGATTGTCCAGACACTGACATTCTTCACAGGTGTGGCATACTGCCTACCTTCCTATCAGTGTCATCCAAGCTGCTGATCGGTTTGGAGATACATACAATGTCTTCAACATCCTCACTCCTGAGATCACCCTTAACAAGACCGCATATGCCGAATATTCTCCGATCTACCTCTCTGCATCGTATTGCGTCACATACATGGTGGCTTTCGCTCTCTCGACCGCATTGATCGTACATACCGCCTTGTATCATGGTCCGCGAATCTACCGCGCCATCCTCAACGTCAAGACTGAAGCGGACGACATCCACTACAAACTCATGAAAATGTACCCCGAGGTGCCCGATTGGTGGTTCCTTGCACTTTTAGCAGTTGTCTTCGTCTTTGCTGTCGTGTCACTTGAGGTGTATGATACGGAACTGCCGGTTTGGGGATACGTTATCAGtgtccttcttccatccatctATATCATCCCGACAGCATTCATTTACGCGATGACCTCTCAGCAAGTCACTATTAATCTTTTGGCAGAGCTTATCCCTGGATACATCTTTCAGGGACAGCCTCTTCCTGGCATGGTACGTTTGTCAGTAGCCAATTTTATATTGTTGCTGACAAAGCTTTAGATCTTCAAAGTTTTCTCTGTGCAGA
Proteins encoded in this region:
- a CDS encoding OPT family small oligopeptide transporter, translating into MSHANNVSSSPPPTASSGARPRTNRSRRPPLPPDTAASGINDLPRREFFSEGSDDEDYDDEEDEEEEDVFAFNRPVTAAQPIGASSSGHGTAPPSGRPTTAGISWAQEAAEEEEPAHVGSSTGPGTLPYDGPTPLRDQPQSVDSNNKDTVPTPTGVIDVGGHLPDTTYDVNNPPPFSGKNNPNNSSFAFNITGRSYRPRSGQSLLDRIHKRRKPETGETSVTTMTALTGAHTDDSAVSDSVSTSDIEHYSQSPRRRISQGKRPVSSAPPISEDEVPSDDDTLDKRRGVSRGSIGMTELTGDMTVPDGMTTWGDGMGGLAKGVSEGEMQSAMDVDFDEEDSPYPEVRASVSNIDDPEMPAMTIRAWVLGIFLTILASGCNTYFHFRTPAPYISPLIVQVVAYPLGKFAAWSLPIDTYRFPRWLGGYAFSLNPGPFNIKEHTVIVMMANVAIGPAYALYATVSSELYYNHPMGFGFSIMFLFATQMTGFTLAGICRRFVVWPASMIWPGNLVVATNLNTFHAEEDGFTGGMSRFKFLMVCIAGSFAYYFFPGFIFTALSYFSWVCWIAPRNNIVNQLFGVSTGLGMGLLTFDWTQITWIGNPLSTPWWAAVNIGIGFVLFYWILTPILYYTNVWHTAYLPISVIQAADRFGDTYNVFNILTPEITLNKTAYAEYSPIYLSASYCVTYMVAFALSTALIVHTALYHGPRIYRAILNVKTEADDIHYKLMKMYPEVPDWWFLALLAVVFVFAVVSLEVYDTELPVWGYVISVLLPSIYIIPTAFIYAMTSQQVTINLLAELIPGYIFQGQPLPGMIFKVFSVQTIVEALSFVQDQKLGHYMKVPPRATFVAQLSATTVACFVQSGTKELLFHVVKDICTATQKSLLICSSTKVFFTSSIIWGLIGPNRLFSKGAFYYPQLFALVVGAVIPIPLWFWVRRNPRSIFRNVNFPVMFNGALSIPPASGVNYASWFTTGFVFQFWLRRKRFAWWSKYNYVLSAALDVGTALAAIALFLFIDLPGASLSWWGNNVYKQTVDWDGVGATYYTPPPEGFGPDTWKV